TGTACTTTTAAGATATTTCACAAACTAGAGGTCAATAGTACAGGCATGTAGgagaaataaaaaccaaaataataataataataataaaataaataaaataaaaacaaaatagaaaatgaagagCTCATGACTTAAATGAATGGCCTAGAAGGAGCCACTTCAGCACTCATCTCTTGTTCAATGCACTTGATCAAAGAGACACACTTGAgagataaatttaatttctctgaaaaagaaaagaaaagaaaaaagaacttaAGTTTTTAGTGAATTTTCACTGTCATTTTACTCGAAAATAACAAGAGAGAGGGGCTGAAGGGGGCGGGGGTAGTGATAGTCTCAATAAATACCTTCAATGAATCTGAAAAAGTGAGCAGCTTTAGGTACCATGAACCCTTTGGCCAAAAGCCACCCCCCAGCTGCATTCAATTCTCCTTAAGAGAAGAGACTCAATTCACAGCGACGAGGGTGCAAGTGTGCAACTCCCCctccacccccacccccacccccacccacACCCATGGAACCCTGCTGTGACAGAGACAAACCCTACACTAAAACCTACCATATCAAGCAAACTTCTTCCCTCAACCCCTGAAACTACCCCCACCAAAATCTGTACCTTTGTTattcttttagttttaaaaattttcctttttcacaaATTACAACCACCAACTCTACCTTAAATTATCTACCCCGCCCTTTTCCTACAATCCTAcctataaattatattattaatattattgtaCTTTCTCACTATTTCATGCAAATCTCTATCTCTAAACTCTAGAGTATTAGTCTATATGTTCAAATCAATTGTATGTTAGAAGACCCAACATGGAAATAagacaaaagaaattaaaaacttgAGATTGAGAaaagttttattattaatattattattcaacaACTTGCTTAAAAACCCAGAGCTTTGATCGATAAAAACGAAACACAAGACAACTTACTGTTAACATTACTAGTATGAACACAACCCTCTTTGTGACATGGTCTATTAACACATTACATCCTTGAGAAGCTTGTACCTTCGAGTGGTGGGCCTGGGCGACGGCGCCCCGCTAGGGTTCTTCCCCTTCTCCCCGCTCTCCTCCCGATCATGCTGCTTGATTTTGTCCCCGGAGTACTCGGATCTGCTCGTCACTCCTGCCTCCAGCCCCCCAACCGATTTCTTCGATGAGCTCCCGTGCCTTGTTGCGCTTCTTTCTTCCGTTTGGCACCAATCACACACTTCCATCCGCTCCGATGATTCGCTGTAGTAGTTGCTGCAATACCTGCCAAAATCAACACAAATTCAACCATAATTCAATTCCCATAAAATAATACCCCCTAACAATAAAAGACGATCATGGACTGCTCTAGCCTGTAGCCTGTATGTAGCAGACATCCCAGGATGTCGGGATGATGTTCCTTGTAAAATATCATTATGGCAcccatgatgatgatgatggcgGTGGTTGTTGTGTTGTTGGGTTGGTGTTTCtttcaatatatatgaaataccAATCCCACCTGTGATCACCCATGAATACAATTCATCCATCCACCACCAGCTACATACGAGCCCATTACATGATCATGATGTATGCGAAAATGCATATGATGATAAGAGGATGAAGGAATTATCAATCCATACGAATGTTGGAAGCGGTTCCGGCATTTGTGACACCGGAAAAGCTTATCGGAGAATCCGACGTCGCCGCACATGCAACATACAGTAGCAGTTTGAAAATCCACCATGGCTGAAACCTCCAAACAACTCAAACGGACAAGGAGAGGAGTGAGACTCCAAGCGCTATCAATTAAATAAGATGTGTGGTTTGAGTCGGTGTGTATAAATTTCATaactcatatttatatttataaatatttatttatttatttataaataaatattattaataataagagATATACACTACAGGTAGACCACAGGTTGCTTGCAGTCGTTTTCAGTTAGGGAAAAAGAGATGTGAACCTTAAAATTTTGGAACTcggttgaatttttttaattgtgatATGACCATTTTACCCCTACCCCTCCCTTGCCTAATTTCCCCCTCCCCTTGTCCTCCTCCGGTTTTTTCATCCGGATAAATTTTGGAAGGTCGAGGTTGCCTTCCCACGCGCCCCGAGGAGCGTGTACTCCGTGTGGGAATGGGAGGTGGGGCGTGACTGCACTCGCTGACGATGAGAGGGGGGTTGGGCGCCTAGGGGAGAGTAAAGTGTTAAAAAAGGTGAAAGTAATGGAGtctttaaaagggaaaaatcgGTCAACTTCGTACCATTTTTGTCGTTTCGTGGTAGGCCGCACTTGTAATTAAAGCGTTATATGAGGGCATTCCGGGGATTTTACCCATGGAAGGTACTGTACAATTTAGTTTACCTTTAATCAATGTCTGCTGCACTATAATTAAGATTAGAGGGGGGTTTGGGGAATATGATACAGTGCTATCCATGCGTGCAAACTAAAGATCTGCACCGTCCATCAGAAAAGCAAGTCAATCGAGTCATCAGACCTCGACAAATCAAGCCCATCAAAATTTGGAAGGATTTGATTACCCCATGATTGGAAGGCGGTCCTCTAATCAGAGGTTGAGGATTGGTTGGGAGGTGGGAGATAGTGTGTGAATGGGAAGGACAGTAGGGAATGAAGCTGATAAGCATGATGTGGGGTCATGGCACTTTAAATAATCAGCTTTATGTTTAAGAATTCCCACCTccacatgagagagagagaggatctGTTTGGGCCTCCTTTAACTCATAACCATATCTTTCGCTTGTTCCATGAATGGGGCAAAAaagaatacattttttaatttttttttttttctaattacattttgtGTTTGGTAGGGAATTTTTTCTAATGAGAATAATTTGATTCTTCATCTTTGAAGTGAAGTGACTTGGGGATGGGGATGGGGTTGGAATGAACCATCTTAAAGAGGATTCTAATAATCATTTATTGGTGAGCTTTTTATAGTAATTGTTAAACTCATTAGTATTTCTATAAAAGTACAATTAATACACCCTACCACAAATTGGAATGAAGGTGAATCATTGATCATATCCTCAAGAGAAATTCAAATCCacatcctaaaaaatcctttttaattattttccataataaaattttgttacaaaattaaaatctcaaaacaatcttttaaattttaattaattatttttttcttctagtgAATATTCATATGAATGTGAATTACGTTTTGCAGTTTCAATTGAACAACTTTGATTAGTATTTACGATCGTTGCTGAATtttcaattaagaaaaaaaatttcaacaactttTATAGAACAAGTTTTGAAAATACCATTTCCTATTTAAACTATATCAAACTTGTTTTTGaattgctttttttattttctaaaaataaaaatttgttttaaaaaacaattactacATGCTAGGTTCTTTTACTTCTTCTCCCATGTTTTACATCAACGTGTGTGCAATGAATGTTTGTGTTCGAAAGGCATCGGGTCCCCAACCAGGCAGACTACCATTGTAGCATATGGCGAGAGTATAAATTCTACATGTTTTTCATGAGGTTTATGGTATAATGCATCAAATGGTTGGCAAGTATTGATGCCTTGAAAATTTAGTCATTGACCAAAAGCAAATGAAAGCATTAAATAGGTATTGAATTTAGAGTACCTACGTGAGTCGTTATGTACTTAATACAACCTTCAAAGTCTTACTTTTTTAGTAGACCAAGATCGAGTCATGGGAAGCCACATTTTGTAACATATTCCATGACGTTTTAAGCAATGAGAAACCGCAATGACAACAAGttcaaaatcatttcttatcTCGACGAGCCTCAACTCGAGCAAAGAAGGAGGGAAACGAGGTCGTAGAATCATATGGGTGATTTAAATTTACTTCATGCAAAGATACTTCACTCCTTAGACTTCAAATGGGCATAGtggatttaaaatttagaaggaaatgaaaggaGAAATATGACACACCCTTGGTTGATGCATCCAAAGCAGGAGACTGACCCCACATTTTGTGAGTAAgcactttgaaaattttgcattttgaaTAACAAATTTTTGTAAAACTTTTATTCTGAAAGTgagaaatttctataaaatctgTGTCAATTAGAATAAACtcataaaacttaattttctcaaaatttgatatggaGTCTGGATTTTGACAAATTCAACTTATTCCTACACTAATTTTAGTTAATGGGTGGAAAGGTCTCCTTAGAGTTACTTGCTCTTATCTCCTTCTAGAAATCAACCTTTATGGTAGGGAAGGTGGTAGAAAGCATCAAAGCTTCAATCCAATAGTTATATAGTTGGAGCCTTGGAGGCAAAAGTCATAAATAGTCAAAACTAACCATAATAGTcatcataaaatataaagacaTCGGGCATGTTTTTGAGGAGGGCTAGAAGTGTAGGTTTAGGAGATACGTCACATAGTAGATGCCCTTGTCTGGAAGTTGTCCCTCCCTTTTAGTTAGATATTTTAGTCATCTATAAGACCTAGCCCATTATAGAATTGAAAAATGAGTAGTACCACCAAGTTCCCcgtaattactttaaaaaagaaatcataaattattatatttctatttttttttctaaaaaaaaagaaaaaaaattaatttttatatgttatttcaaatttatttattttcttttgattttttctttataataaacttattataaaaaatcatttttcttgacATTTTGATTAAATAACAGGCTTCACTATTATGtaaaaacaacaataaataatttattctatCTCGGATCGTAATATTGtacaattgattaaaatttaaaaaaaaatgagtaaaaattaTAAAGGCAATGAGAGTGAAAATGGAGGGTTTTGCAAtttattgtataatttattagaaCTGCTTTTgcgaaattaataataataataatgatgcattatacaattttataatttttaatattacatAGAATTTACCGTTGATGTTAAGACgattttatccctttttttatcatttataaataatattggCCCATTGGTATTTACCCGCGGAATTAGAAACCCACCAAACTAGAATTTTGCCAATCAATTCCCACCGGCAAGGAAATCTTTATAAGATATTCccttaaaagattaaaaagagaaatataatTTAC
The sequence above is drawn from the Vitis riparia cultivar Riparia Gloire de Montpellier isolate 1030 chromosome 15, EGFV_Vit.rip_1.0, whole genome shotgun sequence genome and encodes:
- the LOC117932397 gene encoding uncharacterized protein LOC117932397, coding for MVDFQTATVCCMCGDVGFSDKLFRCHKCRNRFQHSYCSNYYSESSERMEVCDWCQTEERSATRHGSSSKKSVGGLEAGVTSRSEYSGDKIKQHDREESGEKGKNPSGAPSPRPTTRRYKLLKDVMC